The Tolypothrix sp. NIES-4075 genomic interval AGGTTGAGAAGGCTTGGCAGAGTGCGATCGCTAATTCTAGAGGTGACAGTCAAAAGGTAATTGTTGAAGAATTTATCAATTTTGAAATTGAGATAACTTTATTGACAATTAAGCAGTGGGATGCACCGACTATTTTCTGTTCTCCTATCGGTCATCGTCAAGAAAGAGGAGATTATCAAGAATCTTGGCAACCTGCTATAATTTCCGAAAAAATGATATCGAATGCTGAAGAAATTGCCAAAAAAGTTACCGATGCTTTAGGAGGTGCGGGAATCTTTGGTGTAGAGTTTTTCATCACCAAAGATGAAGTTATTTTTTCGGAACTTTCCCCAAGACCTCATGATACAGGCATGGTAACGTTAATATCCCAAAATTTAAATGAATTTGAATTGCACTTAAGAGCTATTTTAAATTTGCCCATTCCCAATATAGAACAGTTGGGAGCATCAGCCAGTGCGGTAATTTTAGCTGAACAAAAGTCAGATAATATCGCTTTTACAGGTGTTGCTGATGCCTTGTCAGAAAAAGATGTTGACATTAAACTGTTTGGTAAACCTAATGCTCATCCATATAGAAGAATGGGAGTAGCTTTAGCTAAAGGTGTTGATGTTCAAGAAGCACGGGAAAAAGCAACGAAAGCAGCAAGTAAAATAAAGATTGTTTAAACCTCATTTTCCTTGATAAGTGTAGTTTTCTGCCCCAAAATATTAGCATAGCAGTACAAGAATAGGTGGTATCTTTATGCAGTTAGAAACACAAAAACGCTATTATACACCTGAAGAATATTTAGAACTGGAAGAAAAGGCAGAATATAAAAGCGAATACCGTGATGGAGAAATCTTTACGATGACAGGTGGCACTACAAATCATAATAAAATTGCCTTAAATTTAGCTGCATCATTAAAAATTGCTTTAAGAGGTAAAAATCATGATGTTTACATTGGTGATGTGCGTTTATGGATACCGAAGTATCGGCAATATACTTATCCAGATGTGATGGTAATTCAAGGACAACCTGTTTATACAGGAACAAGTACAACAACTGTAATGAATCCGTTACTAATTGCGGAAGTTTTATCTAAATCAACTCAAAATTATGACCAGGGGAATAAATTTCTTTACTATCGTTCTATCCCTGAATTTAAGGAATATATTTTAATTGACCAATATCAATATCATGTGATGCATTATGTAAAAACTGCTGATGGTAAATGGATTTTTGATGAAATTGAAGGTGATGCAACTTTATTATTTGAAACAATTGATTTTCAAATTTCATTGACTGACCTTTACGAGCAAGTAAATTTTGCGGAAAGTGACGAAGATTAATATTTTTTAAATTATTTAGTGCTATCAGTTGGATTATGTAAAATTTCATATCAGTAAGTAGGATAAGGTAATTTCATTTTGACAAATCTAACGCAAGGCTGATGTAAACAATTTGCGGAAATGCTATTTTAATTTGGGTATCTATTATCTGACCGTTGTTTTGTCAGACAAAGATGAGTAGGTTAGTTGTTTTAAGCTTAGGACAGGGTAATTTAGAGGATGGCTTTCCAGCGGTAACAGTCCAACTTGGGGAACAAAACAACTTTTATGGAATGAAGTTTACTGCTAGTTTGCCAGCAGCACCAGAAATTGCTGTACTATACCGCAATTGGCGATCGCTTTATTCATTTTTTTATCAACGTATCGGTTTGCGTGTTCATCTCGAAGCTGAAGTTGACGACGATTTTGAAATTGAAGAAGCTTATGTAACTAATGTTTCTGAAGTCGATCTTCACGATTTATGCGAACAGTTAGGCAAAAGCATCAATGCATGGCTTAATTCAACGCAGTTTCACAAAATTGACCAACAATTACGCACGCAATTAGAACCATCCGCAGAAATTCGTTTTATTATTGAAACCAATGATAATCAATTGCGGCATCTTCCTTGGCATTTGTGGAACTTTTTTACAGATTATCCTCGTGCGGAAGTTGCGTTAAGTGCAGCAGAATATCAACAACCGAATATAATTACTGCAAATAGCAGTGAAGAAATTAAAATATTGGCGATTTTTGGTGATAGTCGAGGAATTGAAATTAGTCAGGATCGAACTTTCTTAGAAGAATTATCGCATCAAGCA includes:
- the purT gene encoding formate-dependent phosphoribosylglycinamide formyltransferase, which codes for MSNYMKLPQKLMLLGSGELGKEFVIAAQRLGNYVIAVDRYANAPAMQVADCSEVISMLSGDDLEAIVSKHQPDFIIPEIEAIRTEKLLEFESRGITVIPTAAATNYTMNRDRIRELAHQQLGIRTAKYGYAENLEELIAVSNEIGFPNVVKPVMSSSGKGQSVVQNKSEVEKAWQSAIANSRGDSQKVIVEEFINFEIEITLLTIKQWDAPTIFCSPIGHRQERGDYQESWQPAIISEKMISNAEEIAKKVTDALGGAGIFGVEFFITKDEVIFSELSPRPHDTGMVTLISQNLNEFELHLRAILNLPIPNIEQLGASASAVILAEQKSDNIAFTGVADALSEKDVDIKLFGKPNAHPYRRMGVALAKGVDVQEAREKATKAASKIKIV
- a CDS encoding Uma2 family endonuclease translates to MQLETQKRYYTPEEYLELEEKAEYKSEYRDGEIFTMTGGTTNHNKIALNLAASLKIALRGKNHDVYIGDVRLWIPKYRQYTYPDVMVIQGQPVYTGTSTTTVMNPLLIAEVLSKSTQNYDQGNKFLYYRSIPEFKEYILIDQYQYHVMHYVKTADGKWIFDEIEGDATLLFETIDFQISLTDLYEQVNFAESDED